The Mytilus galloprovincialis chromosome 2, xbMytGall1.hap1.1, whole genome shotgun sequence genome has a window encoding:
- the LOC143062673 gene encoding BTB/POZ domain-containing protein KCTD6-like isoform X4, whose amino-acid sequence MNYSRDERSRSRSPYHRRSHNHRDHSKSPSQTEEAKIPAVLELNVGGQIFHTTLETITKYPESFLGAMFSGRHKVNLDKKGRYFIDRNGDHFEHILEFLRDDTYIPPKGVVVEVFRDADYFAIMALRDKLLKLPPLYPFYGNRPDPIENYIEIKESVLEAAYDFQKATAHGQTVVYLIYLNEQQPEGGIGFVFYNERHHMLDFAVPFDGGDNTQMIDAYNKDSEDFPMTIPLKVNDKHQALSISNCIMHDLTKLGLDIKLEDEDCTTEESEIVFGFTTKKYGEMECKRCYCHSKFTFSWSK is encoded by the exons ATGAATTACAGCAGAGATGAAAGATCAAGATCTAGATCACCATATCACAGAAGGTCCCACAATCA CAGAGACCATTCCAAGTCACCAAGTCAAACAGAGGAAGCAAAG attccTGCAGTTCTAGAGTTGAATGTTGGAGGACAAATTTTTCATACAACATTGGAGACAATTACAAAGTACCCAGAATCCTTCTTAGGTGCGATGTTTAGTGGTCGTCACAAAGTAAATTTGGACAAGAAAGGTCGATATTTCATTGATAGAAACGGTGAtcattttgaacatattttagAATTTCTAAGAGATGATACATACATACCTCCTAAGGGTGTTGTTGTAGAAGTATTTCGTGATGCCGATTACTTTGCTATTATGGCTCTACGAGACAAATTACTCAAACTTCCACCTCTGTATCCATTTTACGGAAATAGACCAGACCCAATAGAAAATTACATCGAAATAAAAGAAAGTGTTTTGGAAGCAGCTTATGACTTCCAAAAAGCCACAGCACATGGACAGACAGTGGTTTATCTAATTTATCTAAATGAACAACAGCCAGAAGGTGGTATaggttttgttttttacaatgaACGCCACCATATGTTAGATTTTGCCGTACCTTTTGATGGAGGTGACAATACACAAATGATTGACGCATACAACAAGGACTCTGAAGACTTCCCAATGACAATTCCACTGAAGGTTAACGACAAACATCAAGCATTATCCATCTCAAACTGTATAATGCACGATTTAACAAAACTAGGATTGGATATTAAATTAGAAGATGAAGACTGTACCACTGAGGAATCTGAGATAGTTTTTGGATTTACAACAAAGAAGTATGGTGAAATGGAATGTAAACGTTGTTACTGTCATagtaaatttacattttcatggtCTAAATGA
- the LOC143062673 gene encoding BTB/POZ domain-containing protein KCTD6-like isoform X2 has protein sequence MDNLLLSEPAEDQTGLCESGTSNSKSEYGAQGGEQRSRTRTRSRNMNYSRDERSRSRSPYHRRSHNHRDHSKSPSQTEEAKIPAVLELNVGGQIFHTTLETITKYPESFLGAMFSGRHKVNLDKKGRYFIDRNGDHFEHILEFLRDDTYIPPKGVVVEVFRDADYFAIMALRDKLLKLPPLYPFYGNRPDPIENYIEIKESVLEAAYDFQKATAHGQTVVYLIYLNEQQPEGGIGFVFYNERHHMLDFAVPFDGGDNTQMIDAYNKDSEDFPMTIPLKVNDKHQALSISNCIMHDLTKLGLDIKLEDEDCTTEESEIVFGFTTKKYGEMECKRCYCHSKFTFSWSK, from the exons GATCAAACAGGTTTATGTGAGTCTGGTACCTCAAATTCAAAATCAGAATATGGAGCTCAAGGTGGCGAACAAAGATCAAGAACAAGAACCAG atcaaGAAATATGAATTACAGCAGAGATGAAAGATCAAGATCTAGATCACCATATCACAGAAGGTCCCACAATCA CAGAGACCATTCCAAGTCACCAAGTCAAACAGAGGAAGCAAAG attccTGCAGTTCTAGAGTTGAATGTTGGAGGACAAATTTTTCATACAACATTGGAGACAATTACAAAGTACCCAGAATCCTTCTTAGGTGCGATGTTTAGTGGTCGTCACAAAGTAAATTTGGACAAGAAAGGTCGATATTTCATTGATAGAAACGGTGAtcattttgaacatattttagAATTTCTAAGAGATGATACATACATACCTCCTAAGGGTGTTGTTGTAGAAGTATTTCGTGATGCCGATTACTTTGCTATTATGGCTCTACGAGACAAATTACTCAAACTTCCACCTCTGTATCCATTTTACGGAAATAGACCAGACCCAATAGAAAATTACATCGAAATAAAAGAAAGTGTTTTGGAAGCAGCTTATGACTTCCAAAAAGCCACAGCACATGGACAGACAGTGGTTTATCTAATTTATCTAAATGAACAACAGCCAGAAGGTGGTATaggttttgttttttacaatgaACGCCACCATATGTTAGATTTTGCCGTACCTTTTGATGGAGGTGACAATACACAAATGATTGACGCATACAACAAGGACTCTGAAGACTTCCCAATGACAATTCCACTGAAGGTTAACGACAAACATCAAGCATTATCCATCTCAAACTGTATAATGCACGATTTAACAAAACTAGGATTGGATATTAAATTAGAAGATGAAGACTGTACCACTGAGGAATCTGAGATAGTTTTTGGATTTACAACAAAGAAGTATGGTGAAATGGAATGTAAACGTTGTTACTGTCATagtaaatttacattttcatggtCTAAATGA
- the LOC143062673 gene encoding BTB/POZ domain-containing protein KCTD6-like isoform X1 has product MKLRSHGIFFFEKQRDQTGLCESGTSNSKSEYGAQGGEQRSRTRTRSRNMNYSRDERSRSRSPYHRRSHNQDHSKSPSQTEEAKIPAVLELNVGGQIFHTTLETITKYPESFLGAMFSGRHKVNLDKKGRYFIDRNGDHFEHILEFLRDDTYIPPKGVVVEVFRDADYFAIMALRDKLLKLPPLYPFYGNRPDPIENYIEIKESVLEAAYDFQKATAHGQTVVYLIYLNEQQPEGGIGFVFYNERHHMLDFAVPFDGGDNTQMIDAYNKDSEDFPMTIPLKVNDKHQALSISNCIMHDLTKLGLDIKLEDEDCTTEESEIVFGFTTKKYGEMECKRCYCHSKFTFSWSK; this is encoded by the exons ATGAAATTGAGGAGTCATGgaatatttttctttgaaaagCAACGG GATCAAACAGGTTTATGTGAGTCTGGTACCTCAAATTCAAAATCAGAATATGGAGCTCAAGGTGGCGAACAAAGATCAAGAACAAGAACCAG atcaaGAAATATGAATTACAGCAGAGATGAAAGATCAAGATCTAGATCACCATATCACAGAAGGTCCCACAATCA AGACCATTCCAAGTCACCAAGTCAAACAGAGGAAGCAAAG attccTGCAGTTCTAGAGTTGAATGTTGGAGGACAAATTTTTCATACAACATTGGAGACAATTACAAAGTACCCAGAATCCTTCTTAGGTGCGATGTTTAGTGGTCGTCACAAAGTAAATTTGGACAAGAAAGGTCGATATTTCATTGATAGAAACGGTGAtcattttgaacatattttagAATTTCTAAGAGATGATACATACATACCTCCTAAGGGTGTTGTTGTAGAAGTATTTCGTGATGCCGATTACTTTGCTATTATGGCTCTACGAGACAAATTACTCAAACTTCCACCTCTGTATCCATTTTACGGAAATAGACCAGACCCAATAGAAAATTACATCGAAATAAAAGAAAGTGTTTTGGAAGCAGCTTATGACTTCCAAAAAGCCACAGCACATGGACAGACAGTGGTTTATCTAATTTATCTAAATGAACAACAGCCAGAAGGTGGTATaggttttgttttttacaatgaACGCCACCATATGTTAGATTTTGCCGTACCTTTTGATGGAGGTGACAATACACAAATGATTGACGCATACAACAAGGACTCTGAAGACTTCCCAATGACAATTCCACTGAAGGTTAACGACAAACATCAAGCATTATCCATCTCAAACTGTATAATGCACGATTTAACAAAACTAGGATTGGATATTAAATTAGAAGATGAAGACTGTACCACTGAGGAATCTGAGATAGTTTTTGGATTTACAACAAAGAAGTATGGTGAAATGGAATGTAAACGTTGTTACTGTCATagtaaatttacattttcatggtCTAAATGA
- the LOC143062673 gene encoding BTB/POZ domain-containing protein KCTD6-like isoform X5, whose product MKLRSHGIFFFEKQRDQTGLCESGTSNSKSEYGAQGGEQRSRTRTRSRNMNYSRDERSRSRSPYHRRSHNHRDHSKSPSQTEEAKIPAVLELNVGGQIFHTTLETITKYPESFLGAMFSGRHKVNLDKKGRYFIDRNGDHFEHILEFLRDDTYIPPKGVVVEVFRDADYFAIMALRDKLLKLPPLYPFYGNRPDPIENYIEIKESVLEAAYDFQKATAHGQTVVYLIYLNEQQPEGGIGFVFYNERHHMLDFAVPFDGGDNTQMIDAYNKDSEDFPMTIPLKVNDKHQALSISNCIMHDLTKLGLDIKLEDEDCTTEESEIVFGFTTKKYGEMECKRCYCHSKFTFSWSK is encoded by the exons ATGAAATTGAGGAGTCATGgaatatttttctttgaaaagCAACGG GATCAAACAGGTTTATGTGAGTCTGGTACCTCAAATTCAAAATCAGAATATGGAGCTCAAGGTGGCGAACAAAGATCAAGAACAAGAACCAG atcaaGAAATATGAATTACAGCAGAGATGAAAGATCAAGATCTAGATCACCATATCACAGAAGGTCCCACAATCA CAGAGACCATTCCAAGTCACCAAGTCAAACAGAGGAAGCAAAG attccTGCAGTTCTAGAGTTGAATGTTGGAGGACAAATTTTTCATACAACATTGGAGACAATTACAAAGTACCCAGAATCCTTCTTAGGTGCGATGTTTAGTGGTCGTCACAAAGTAAATTTGGACAAGAAAGGTCGATATTTCATTGATAGAAACGGTGAtcattttgaacatattttagAATTTCTAAGAGATGATACATACATACCTCCTAAGGGTGTTGTTGTAGAAGTATTTCGTGATGCCGATTACTTTGCTATTATGGCTCTACGAGACAAATTACTCAAACTTCCACCTCTGTATCCATTTTACGGAAATAGACCAGACCCAATAGAAAATTACATCGAAATAAAAGAAAGTGTTTTGGAAGCAGCTTATGACTTCCAAAAAGCCACAGCACATGGACAGACAGTGGTTTATCTAATTTATCTAAATGAACAACAGCCAGAAGGTGGTATaggttttgttttttacaatgaACGCCACCATATGTTAGATTTTGCCGTACCTTTTGATGGAGGTGACAATACACAAATGATTGACGCATACAACAAGGACTCTGAAGACTTCCCAATGACAATTCCACTGAAGGTTAACGACAAACATCAAGCATTATCCATCTCAAACTGTATAATGCACGATTTAACAAAACTAGGATTGGATATTAAATTAGAAGATGAAGACTGTACCACTGAGGAATCTGAGATAGTTTTTGGATTTACAACAAAGAAGTATGGTGAAATGGAATGTAAACGTTGTTACTGTCATagtaaatttacattttcatggtCTAAATGA
- the LOC143062673 gene encoding BTB/POZ domain-containing protein KCTD6-like isoform X3 — protein sequence MRSPAEHSPDQTGLCESGTSNSKSEYGAQGGEQRSRTRTRSRNMNYSRDERSRSRSPYHRRSHNHRDHSKSPSQTEEAKIPAVLELNVGGQIFHTTLETITKYPESFLGAMFSGRHKVNLDKKGRYFIDRNGDHFEHILEFLRDDTYIPPKGVVVEVFRDADYFAIMALRDKLLKLPPLYPFYGNRPDPIENYIEIKESVLEAAYDFQKATAHGQTVVYLIYLNEQQPEGGIGFVFYNERHHMLDFAVPFDGGDNTQMIDAYNKDSEDFPMTIPLKVNDKHQALSISNCIMHDLTKLGLDIKLEDEDCTTEESEIVFGFTTKKYGEMECKRCYCHSKFTFSWSK from the exons ATGAGATCACCCGCTGAACATTCTCCA GATCAAACAGGTTTATGTGAGTCTGGTACCTCAAATTCAAAATCAGAATATGGAGCTCAAGGTGGCGAACAAAGATCAAGAACAAGAACCAG atcaaGAAATATGAATTACAGCAGAGATGAAAGATCAAGATCTAGATCACCATATCACAGAAGGTCCCACAATCA CAGAGACCATTCCAAGTCACCAAGTCAAACAGAGGAAGCAAAG attccTGCAGTTCTAGAGTTGAATGTTGGAGGACAAATTTTTCATACAACATTGGAGACAATTACAAAGTACCCAGAATCCTTCTTAGGTGCGATGTTTAGTGGTCGTCACAAAGTAAATTTGGACAAGAAAGGTCGATATTTCATTGATAGAAACGGTGAtcattttgaacatattttagAATTTCTAAGAGATGATACATACATACCTCCTAAGGGTGTTGTTGTAGAAGTATTTCGTGATGCCGATTACTTTGCTATTATGGCTCTACGAGACAAATTACTCAAACTTCCACCTCTGTATCCATTTTACGGAAATAGACCAGACCCAATAGAAAATTACATCGAAATAAAAGAAAGTGTTTTGGAAGCAGCTTATGACTTCCAAAAAGCCACAGCACATGGACAGACAGTGGTTTATCTAATTTATCTAAATGAACAACAGCCAGAAGGTGGTATaggttttgttttttacaatgaACGCCACCATATGTTAGATTTTGCCGTACCTTTTGATGGAGGTGACAATACACAAATGATTGACGCATACAACAAGGACTCTGAAGACTTCCCAATGACAATTCCACTGAAGGTTAACGACAAACATCAAGCATTATCCATCTCAAACTGTATAATGCACGATTTAACAAAACTAGGATTGGATATTAAATTAGAAGATGAAGACTGTACCACTGAGGAATCTGAGATAGTTTTTGGATTTACAACAAAGAAGTATGGTGAAATGGAATGTAAACGTTGTTACTGTCATagtaaatttacattttcatggtCTAAATGA